The Pseudomonas sp. TH06 genome has a window encoding:
- a CDS encoding PTS fructose-like transporter subunit IIB, producing MKLAIVTACPNGMVTSVLCARLLDAAAQRQGWSTSVEVVDAAHPERELSAATIAAAEWVLLVATGDVDMQRFVGKRVFRIAPAQALQDVEAVLRRGAEEAQVYVAAEAAPAAVAERVPRIVAITACPTGVAHTFMAAEALQQTAKRLGYDLQVETQGSVGAKTPLSATAIAEADVVLLAADIEVATERFAGKKIYRCGTGIALKQSEATLKKALAEGQVESAASDGKAPAKQEKTGVYKHLLTGVSFMLPMVVAGGLMIALSFVFGITAFKEQGTLAAALMQIGGETAFKLMVPLLAGYIAYSIADRPGLAPGMIGGLLASTLGAGFIGGIVAGFIAGYAAKLISRYVALPQSLEALKPILIIPLFASLITGLVMIYVVGKPVAGMLAALTHFLDSMGTTNAILLGVLLGGMMCVDLGGPINKAAYAFSVGLLASQSYAPMAATMAAGMVPPIGLGIATFIARRKFAQTEREAGKAALVLGLCFISEGAIPFAAKDPLRVIPASIAGGALTGALSMYFGCKLMAPHGGLFVLAIPNAINHALLYLLAIVAGSLLTAVVYATVKRPEAVELALEPAKA from the coding sequence ATGAAGTTAGCCATTGTTACGGCTTGCCCGAACGGCATGGTCACCAGCGTGCTGTGCGCGCGTTTGCTCGATGCGGCGGCCCAGCGACAGGGCTGGAGCACCAGCGTCGAAGTGGTCGACGCGGCGCACCCGGAGCGCGAGTTGTCGGCAGCGACCATCGCGGCGGCGGAGTGGGTGTTGCTGGTCGCCACCGGTGACGTCGACATGCAGCGTTTTGTTGGCAAACGCGTGTTCCGGATTGCGCCGGCGCAGGCGTTGCAGGATGTCGAAGCAGTGCTGCGTCGCGGAGCTGAAGAGGCGCAAGTCTACGTGGCTGCCGAGGCTGCGCCCGCTGCGGTTGCTGAGCGCGTGCCGCGTATCGTCGCGATCACTGCGTGCCCGACCGGCGTCGCCCACACGTTCATGGCGGCCGAAGCGTTGCAGCAGACCGCCAAGCGTCTTGGCTACGACTTGCAAGTCGAAACCCAAGGCTCTGTCGGCGCGAAAACGCCGCTCAGTGCAACGGCTATTGCCGAGGCTGACGTGGTGCTGCTGGCGGCGGATATCGAAGTCGCCACCGAGCGTTTCGCCGGCAAGAAAATCTACCGTTGTGGCACCGGCATTGCGCTGAAGCAATCGGAAGCCACGCTGAAAAAAGCCCTCGCCGAAGGTCAGGTAGAGAGCGCTGCGAGTGACGGCAAGGCCCCCGCCAAACAAGAGAAAACCGGGGTCTACAAACACTTGCTGACCGGCGTGTCGTTCATGCTGCCGATGGTGGTGGCGGGCGGTTTGATGATCGCGTTGTCGTTCGTCTTTGGTATCACCGCGTTCAAGGAACAAGGCACGCTGGCAGCGGCGCTGATGCAGATCGGCGGCGAGACCGCGTTCAAACTGATGGTGCCGCTGCTGGCCGGTTACATCGCCTATTCGATTGCCGACCGTCCGGGGCTGGCGCCGGGGATGATTGGCGGTTTGCTCGCCAGCACCCTGGGCGCTGGATTTATCGGCGGGATCGTGGCCGGGTTTATCGCCGGTTACGCAGCGAAATTGATCAGCCGTTACGTAGCGCTTCCGCAAAGTCTGGAAGCGTTGAAACCGATCCTGATCATCCCGTTGTTCGCCAGCTTGATCACCGGTCTGGTGATGATCTACGTGGTCGGCAAGCCTGTGGCGGGGATGCTCGCCGCGCTCACGCATTTCCTCGACAGCATGGGCACCACCAACGCCATTCTGCTGGGCGTGCTGCTGGGCGGCATGATGTGCGTCGACCTCGGCGGGCCGATCAACAAAGCGGCGTATGCGTTTTCGGTGGGGCTGCTGGCGTCGCAAAGTTACGCGCCGATGGCGGCGACCATGGCCGCGGGCATGGTGCCGCCGATTGGTCTGGGTATCGCCACGTTCATCGCCCGGCGCAAGTTCGCCCAGACTGAGCGCGAGGCCGGCAAAGCGGCGCTGGTGCTGGGGCTGTGCTTTATCTCGGAAGGCGCGATTCCATTTGCCGCGAAAGACCCGTTGCGGGTGATCCCGGCGAGCATTGCCGGTGGTGCGCTGACCGGTGCGTTGTCGATGTATTTCGGCTGCAAGCTGATGGCGCCGCACGGCGGGTTGTTTGTGCTGGCGATCCCCAACGCGATCAATCACGCATTGCTGTATCTGCTGGCGATTGTCGCGGGGAGTTTGTTGACGGCCGTCGTGTATGCAACGGTGAAACGGCCTGAGGCCGTCGAGTTGGCGCTGGAACCCGCCAAAGCCTGA
- the pfkB gene encoding 1-phosphofructokinase — protein sequence MAKILTLTLNPALDLTVELSRLEAGQVNRSDEMHTHAAGKGVNVAQVLADLGHQLTVSGFLGEDNLQAFETLFSKRGFVDAFIRVPGETRSNIKVAERDGRITDINGPGPVVDATAQQALLDRLVQIAPGHDAVVVAGSLPRGVTAQWLRELIERLNQLGLKVALDSSGDALRAALQASPWLIKPNTEELADALGCEVVSHAAEAQAAARLHAQGIEHVVISHGADGVNWFSVGSALHATPPKVSVASTVGAGDSLLAGMLHGLLSADTPEQTLRTATAIAAMAVTQIGFGINDSAQLAQLEQGVRVRPLTEQ from the coding sequence ATGGCCAAGATTCTCACCCTGACCCTCAACCCGGCGCTGGACCTCACGGTTGAGCTGTCACGTCTGGAGGCCGGTCAGGTCAACCGCAGCGATGAGATGCACACCCACGCCGCCGGCAAAGGGGTGAACGTCGCGCAGGTGCTGGCCGACCTCGGCCATCAACTGACGGTCAGCGGTTTTCTCGGCGAAGACAACCTGCAAGCGTTCGAAACCCTGTTCAGCAAACGCGGTTTTGTCGACGCGTTCATCCGCGTGCCCGGCGAGACGCGCAGCAACATCAAAGTCGCCGAGCGCGACGGTCGGATCACTGACATCAACGGTCCGGGACCGGTGGTCGATGCCACCGCGCAGCAGGCATTGCTGGATCGTCTGGTGCAGATCGCACCGGGTCATGACGCGGTGGTGGTTGCCGGCAGTTTGCCGCGCGGCGTCACGGCGCAGTGGTTGCGCGAACTGATTGAGCGACTGAATCAGCTCGGTCTGAAAGTCGCCCTCGATAGCAGCGGCGACGCCTTGCGCGCTGCGTTGCAGGCCAGTCCGTGGCTGATCAAACCGAACACTGAAGAACTCGCCGATGCCCTCGGCTGCGAGGTGGTTTCCCACGCGGCCGAGGCGCAGGCAGCGGCGCGTTTGCATGCGCAAGGCATCGAGCACGTGGTGATCTCTCACGGCGCTGACGGTGTGAACTGGTTCAGCGTCGGCTCGGCGTTGCACGCGACGCCACCGAAAGTCAGCGTCGCCAGCACCGTGGGTGCTGGTGATTCGTTGCTGGCGGGCATGCTCCACGGTTTGCTCAGCGCCGACACGCCCGAGCAAACCCTGCGCACGGCCACGGCGATTGCGGCAATGGCGGTCACCCAGATCGGTTTTGGTATCAACGACAGCGCGCAACTGGCGCAGCTCGAACAGGGCGTGCGCGTGCGCCCCCTGACAGAACAATAA